The Sesamum indicum cultivar Zhongzhi No. 13 unplaced genomic scaffold, S_indicum_v1.0 C00991, whole genome shotgun sequence nucleotide sequence CGGAAAGGGAATCCTGCCGTCGAATGGATCCATTTGGGCACGGCAGAGGAAGATTATTGCTCCTGAACTGTttatggacaaagtcaaggtACATCTATCTActttttgtcattattttagtggttattttgttatgatttaatttgaaatattggaACGCGGTCCGGGTTAGATTTGGACCTCCATATAAATACACCCATTTAAGGTGGATTTTGAACTCATGAAGGGATGAGTCTTACATCTTGCAATTAGGATCATAACCATTCAGCATGCTCACATCAAGGATTATCAAGTACTGATGTGAGGGGTTTTTACGGCTTTCAGCTCTCCCTACCAAAAGTCCTTAACAGTCGCAACATCTATACATGAAAGATGGTTACATGAAACAATTATAACTATCTCGAGATTTAGAGCTGCAAGGGCGAATGATTTGTGTTTATCAAACATGGCACGATCGCACAATAACATTTGTTCATGATGCAGGGTATGATGAGCATAATTACTGAGTCGGGTCTCGAGCTAGTAGATTCGTGGAAACACAAAGTTGAGAGTGAAAAAGGTGGAGTTGTTGAAATCGGTGTGGATCACTGTATGAAGAGATTTTCCGGGGACATAATATCCAGAGCTTGTTTTGGTAGTAGCTACTCCAAAGGCCAAGAGATTTTCTTGAAGTTCGATGTTCTCCAAGAGATTATGTCCAAGAGGACATTTACAGCTGTAGGTATTCCAGGATTAAGGTAATGATTCGTGCTAGCTGCTTAAGTAAACTGTTTATACAGTTAAGAAAGGTGGTCTTAATATAGTTGATATATACATGTGATTGTGCAACAGGCATCTTCCTACAAAGAGAAACAGGCAAATTTGGGCACTAGAGAAGGAAATCAGTGCATTGATCTTGAAGATAGTGAAGGAAAGGCGACAAGCAGGACGCGAGAAAGACTTGCTCCAAACACTTCTTGAAGGTGCAAAGAGTAGTTATTCTACCTCGGCTGCAATCGATCAGTTCATCGTTGATAACTGCAGAAACATATATTTAGCTGGATTCGAGACTTCTGCTGTGTCGGCTTCTTGGTGTCTCATGTTGTTGGCTTCGAACCCGGAATGGCAAACACGCGTCAGAGATGAGGTTGAGGAAGTTTGTCAGGGTCGAATACCAGATACAGACATGCTTCGTAAGATGAAACAGgtatacaaaatcaaatatttaaatatacacTCTCCTGCCAGCCCACCCAAATTGAATTCTAACAATCCAACGGATCCTCAtatatggtttatttatacaaa carries:
- the LOC105155258 gene encoding cytochrome P450 714C2-like, producing WEFTGPLYVFSLGNVQVLYVNNPDLAKEITTCTSLDLGRPSYQQKVLGPLLGKGILPSNGSIWARQRKIIAPELFMDKVKGMMSIITESGLELVDSWKHKVESEKGGVVEIGVDHCMKRFSGDIISRACFGSSYSKGQEIFLKFDVLQEIMSKRTFTAVGIPGLRHLPTKRNRQIWALEKEISALILKIVKERRQAGREKDLLQTLLEGAKSSYSTSAAIDQFIVDNCRNIYLAGFETSAVSASWCLMLLASNPEWQTRVRDEVEEVCQGRIPDTDMLRKMKQLHMVIQETMRLYPPAPTLAREAFKDVKIGNIRVPKGVNVWTMVTALHTDTALWGADALEFKPQRFGNGISGACKSPNAYMPFGFGQRVCVGQHLAMVELKLLMALILTNFSFTLSPNYVHSPVMKMIVEPKHGVQIIVKKL